One region of Deltaproteobacteria bacterium genomic DNA includes:
- a CDS encoding amidohydrolase: protein MLNLDKVFLNGRFYTMDWKLPRAGAVGVTGDRIAAVGSPEMIRSLADKKTEFVDLGGKVVFPGFIDAHVHFMQTGLDRTAVYLNKAENITEMLRLVKEQAGNTPEGGWVRGYGYDETKLEEKRVPSLRELNAVCPEKPVFLSRVDAHACLVNSEALRVLGLDPGLEGLILENGKATGNLKANANSAARVKILNNLLDPIEKKTALLQAANEALSVGVTTVHALEGGSLFGENDFDILLSAIPELPVRVVPYHQIMDVEKIARKGLKRIGGCITVDGSIGSRTAALLSPYEDQPDATGCLYIDTKDLEEFVMEAHRREMQIAMHTIGDAAIEQLLCAYEKALKAYPRNDHRHRFEHFSIPTDDQIRRAAMIGCAICVQPSFDFFTRKMMPIRLGEERFERSYPLRTLLEAGLLVAGGSDSSITPLNPMLGVYGARCHTHAYQRLEVYEGIKLFTLNAAAIGFEEMDKGSISPGKLADLAVLSEDPFASEPELVKDIKVDKTVLGGRIVYSRLH from the coding sequence ATGTTGAATCTGGACAAGGTGTTCTTGAATGGCAGGTTTTATACCATGGACTGGAAACTTCCCCGTGCCGGGGCTGTGGGAGTTACGGGCGACAGGATAGCGGCCGTTGGATCTCCGGAAATGATCCGTTCACTGGCGGATAAAAAGACGGAATTTGTCGATCTGGGCGGTAAAGTTGTTTTCCCCGGATTTATCGATGCGCACGTTCATTTTATGCAGACGGGTCTTGATAGGACGGCGGTATATTTGAACAAGGCTGAAAATATCACTGAAATGCTTCGTCTTGTGAAGGAACAGGCAGGAAACACCCCCGAAGGCGGATGGGTGCGGGGCTATGGTTATGACGAGACAAAGCTTGAGGAGAAGAGGGTGCCTTCTCTGAGGGAGCTAAATGCGGTATGCCCTGAGAAACCTGTGTTTCTGAGCCGTGTTGATGCTCATGCCTGTCTGGTCAATTCAGAGGCGCTTAGGGTGCTTGGGCTGGACCCCGGTCTTGAAGGATTAATTCTGGAAAACGGAAAGGCTACAGGCAACCTGAAAGCGAACGCGAACTCCGCCGCAAGAGTAAAAATCCTGAACAACCTGCTTGATCCTATCGAAAAGAAAACCGCGTTGCTCCAGGCCGCAAACGAAGCCCTGTCCGTGGGAGTGACAACCGTCCATGCGCTGGAGGGAGGAAGTCTTTTTGGAGAGAATGATTTCGATATTCTTCTTTCCGCAATTCCGGAATTGCCAGTAAGAGTAGTCCCTTACCACCAGATCATGGATGTAGAAAAAATTGCCCGAAAAGGGCTTAAACGGATCGGAGGATGCATTACCGTGGATGGCTCTATAGGTTCGCGGACCGCGGCTCTCCTCTCTCCTTATGAAGATCAGCCCGATGCCACAGGTTGTCTGTATATTGATACAAAGGATCTTGAGGAATTCGTTATGGAGGCTCACAGGAGGGAAATGCAGATCGCAATGCACACCATTGGTGATGCCGCGATCGAACAACTTTTGTGCGCCTATGAAAAGGCGCTCAAGGCTTACCCACGAAATGACCACCGGCACCGTTTTGAACACTTCAGCATTCCGACCGATGATCAGATAAGAAGAGCCGCAATGATCGGATGCGCGATCTGCGTTCAGCCCAGTTTTGATTTCTTCACCAGAAAAATGATGCCGATAAGGCTTGGAGAAGAGAGGTTCGAAAGGTCTTATCCATTGAGAACCCTTCTTGAGGCCGGGCTTCTAGTGGCGGGAGGTTCAGACAGCAGCATAACGCCTCTTAACCCCATGCTCGGGGTTTACGGTGCCCGATGCCATACCCACGCATATCAAAGGCTTGAAGTCTATGAGGGGATCAAGCTTTTCACCTTGAATGCCGCAGCGATAGGATTCGAAGAAATGGACAAAGGATCTATTTCACCAGGCAAATTGGCGGATCTGGCAGTGCTCTCCGAAGATCCTTTTGCATCCGAGCCAGAGCTTGTAAAAGATATTAAGGTCGACAAGACTGTTCTGGGCGGGCGAATCGTCTACTCCCGTTTGCATTGA